In Clostridium sporogenes, one genomic interval encodes:
- the aroF gene encoding 3-deoxy-7-phosphoheptulonate synthase — MEKLLIDRKNGKDIIVKVGDIVIGGEEKVIISGPCAVEDEKTVMAIAGSLKKLGAHMLRGGAFKPRTSPYSFQGLKFEGLKILKECGDKFNMPIVSEVMDARDLEEAYDYIDMIQIGSRNMYNYTLLKEVGKTKKPILLKRGMSATLNEWIYAAEYIMSEGNMNVVLCERGIRTFESYTRNTLDLNTVAVIKDKYRVPIIVDPSHATGFREYVKPMALASIAAGADGLIIESHINPDNAISDARQTINVKEMKEIINKVKQMDKIL, encoded by the coding sequence ATGGAAAAATTATTAATAGATAGAAAAAATGGTAAAGATATTATAGTCAAGGTAGGAGATATAGTTATAGGTGGAGAAGAAAAAGTAATTATATCAGGTCCTTGTGCAGTAGAAGATGAAAAAACAGTTATGGCTATAGCAGGAAGCCTTAAAAAATTAGGAGCTCATATGTTAAGAGGAGGAGCCTTTAAACCAAGAACTTCTCCTTATTCTTTCCAAGGGTTAAAATTTGAAGGACTTAAAATTTTAAAAGAATGTGGAGACAAATTTAACATGCCAATAGTAAGCGAAGTAATGGATGCTAGGGATTTAGAAGAAGCTTATGATTATATTGATATGATACAAATAGGTTCAAGGAACATGTATAACTATACTCTTTTAAAAGAAGTAGGAAAGACAAAAAAGCCTATTCTTTTAAAAAGAGGCATGAGCGCTACTCTTAATGAATGGATTTATGCAGCAGAGTATATAATGAGCGAAGGTAATATGAATGTAGTACTGTGTGAAAGAGGTATAAGAACTTTTGAAAGTTATACAAGAAACACACTAGATTTAAATACTGTAGCAGTAATAAAGGATAAATATAGAGTTCCTATAATAGTAGATCCAAGTCATGCCACAGGTTTTAGGGAATATGTAAAACCAATGGCTTTAGCTTCTATAGCAGCAGGAGCGGATGGGCTTATAATAGAAAGTCATATAAATCCAGATAATGCTATATCTGATGCTAGACAGACTATAAATGTTAAAGAGATGAAAGAAATAATTAATAAAGTAAAACAAATGGATAAAATATTATAG
- a CDS encoding 5'-methylthioadenosine/adenosylhomocysteine nucleosidase has translation MTIGIIGAMDEELELLLKELDLEKKQVKANMTFNFGKLWENNVVAVRCGIGKVNAAVCAQILIDDFKVDKIINVGIAGGTAENVLPGDVVVANSLVQHDMDTSAFGDPIGQIPRLNTFDFKCDIELIEKAKKAFQNRTEHKCLVGRIVTGDQFINDKERVQWMCKEFNALACEMEGGSIAQVSYLNNVPFVVIRSISDNASTGAHMEYEDFMTIAIKNSTNILKGMLTNI, from the coding sequence ATGACAATAGGTATTATAGGTGCAATGGATGAGGAATTAGAATTATTATTAAAGGAATTAGATTTAGAAAAAAAGCAAGTTAAAGCCAATATGACTTTTAATTTTGGGAAGCTTTGGGAAAATAATGTAGTAGCTGTAAGATGCGGTATAGGCAAAGTAAATGCAGCAGTTTGTGCTCAGATACTCATAGATGATTTTAAAGTGGATAAAATAATAAATGTAGGTATAGCTGGAGGAACAGCAGAAAATGTATTACCAGGAGATGTGGTAGTAGCGAATAGTTTAGTTCAACATGATATGGATACTTCTGCTTTTGGAGATCCAATAGGACAAATTCCAAGATTAAATACATTTGATTTTAAATGTGACATTGAATTAATAGAGAAAGCTAAAAAGGCCTTCCAGAATAGAACAGAACATAAATGTTTAGTAGGAAGAATAGTCACAGGAGATCAATTCATAAATGATAAGGAAAGAGTTCAATGGATGTGCAAAGAGTTTAATGCACTAGCTTGTGAAATGGAGGGTGGAAGTATAGCTCAGGTTTCTTATTTAAATAATGTTCCTTTTGTAGTTATAAGATCCATATCAGATAATGCAAGTACAGGAGCTCATATGGAATATGAAGATTTTATGACTATAGCTATAAAAAATTCCACCAACATATTAAAAGGAATGCTTACAAATATATAA
- a CDS encoding DivIVA domain-containing protein, with the protein MKITSMDITNKQFKKSMRGYNCDEVDEFLDKISEDYEELYKDNSSLRERVNTLEERLNHYDKMEETIQNTLLLAQNAAEQAKETAQKEADLIIKNANDSAKRVIEKSQEDVMKINDEFQYTKQEFNKFRNRYKTFMKTQMDMFYEMEKEFMKNYNLGTGIEEKFVPEKEIEVQDSRALVNEIDNSETREHSFKVSDITIDNSSLNKNNNEIKSFYIKED; encoded by the coding sequence ATGAAGATAACATCAATGGATATTACGAATAAACAATTCAAAAAATCCATGAGAGGGTATAATTGTGATGAAGTAGATGAGTTTTTGGATAAAATATCAGAGGATTATGAAGAGCTATATAAAGATAATTCATCTTTAAGGGAAAGAGTAAATACATTAGAAGAGAGATTAAACCATTATGATAAAATGGAAGAAACTATACAAAATACTCTTTTGTTAGCACAAAATGCAGCAGAGCAAGCAAAGGAAACAGCTCAAAAAGAAGCAGATTTAATAATAAAAAATGCTAATGATTCTGCTAAAAGGGTTATAGAAAAATCTCAAGAAGATGTCATGAAAATAAATGATGAATTCCAGTATACAAAACAAGAATTTAATAAATTTAGAAATAGATATAAAACATTTATGAAAACTCAAATGGATATGTTTTATGAAATGGAAAAAGAATTTATGAAAAACTATAATCTTGGTACTGGTATAGAAGAAAAATTTGTGCCTGAAAAGGAAATTGAAGTTCAAGATAGTAGAGCTTTAGTAAATGAGATAGATAATTCAGAAACTAGGGAACATAGTTTTAAAGTTTCAGATATTACTATAGATAATTCTTCTTTAAACAAAAATAATAATGAAATAAAGAGTTTTTATATAAAAGAGGATTAA
- the aroB gene encoding 3-dehydroquinate synthase, protein MKEIILESLELKHRVYINNNLNRFHNILLENKIKDTDSIFIVTDKNIYSLYKHKMEQFINKNKYFVFVMDTGEENKNINTVNKIYDFLIDNNANRHSVLIAFGGGIVGDITGFVASTYMRGIRFINIPTTLLAQVDSSIGGKVGYNHREIKNLIGNFYNPVFVYVSTSFLKTLSEREFLNGLGEIIKYSLIRENDLSYFIEKNIKFILEREQDKLIHIVKECLSIKAAIVEEDFRDLGMRNSLNFGHTVGHAIEANSNYKISHGEAVALGILVALKLSEKKLNLDKNIYNNIVKLYKKLNLPLFYKVDNYKTFLYAIRHDKKNRDKIRFALLEEVGKVKVKVEVEENEIIKAIKESIDREEK, encoded by the coding sequence ATGAAAGAAATAATATTAGAAAGTTTAGAACTTAAGCATAGGGTATACATAAATAATAACTTAAATAGATTTCACAATATACTTTTAGAAAATAAGATAAAGGATACAGATAGTATATTTATAGTAACGGATAAAAATATATATAGCTTATATAAACATAAGATGGAACAATTTATAAATAAAAATAAATATTTTGTATTTGTCATGGATACAGGAGAAGAAAACAAAAATATTAATACAGTAAATAAAATATATGATTTTTTAATAGATAATAATGCTAATAGGCATAGTGTATTAATAGCTTTTGGTGGAGGAATAGTAGGAGATATTACAGGTTTTGTGGCCTCTACATATATGAGGGGTATCCGATTTATAAATATACCAACTACACTATTGGCACAAGTAGATAGCTCAATAGGAGGAAAAGTTGGTTATAATCATAGAGAAATAAAAAATTTAATAGGAAACTTTTATAATCCAGTCTTTGTTTATGTTAGTACTAGTTTTTTAAAGACCTTAAGTGAAAGAGAGTTTTTAAACGGATTAGGAGAAATAATAAAATATTCTTTAATAAGGGAGAATGATTTATCTTATTTTATAGAAAAGAATATTAAATTTATATTAGAAAGAGAGCAAGATAAGCTTATTCATATAGTGAAGGAATGTTTATCTATAAAAGCAGCTATTGTAGAAGAAGATTTTAGAGATTTAGGTATGAGAAATTCCTTGAATTTTGGTCATACCGTAGGGCATGCCATAGAAGCTAATTCTAATTACAAGATATCTCATGGAGAAGCAGTAGCTTTAGGCATATTAGTAGCTTTAAAATTGTCAGAAAAAAAGCTGAATCTAGATAAAAACATATATAATAATATAGTAAAGTTATATAAAAAGTTAAATTTACCACTTTTCTATAAAGTTGACAACTATAAAACATTTTTGTATGCTATAAGACATGATAAAAAAAATAGGGACAAAATTAGATTTGCTTTACTAGAGGAAGTAGGTAAAGTAAAGGTAAAAGTAGAAGTGGAAGAAAATGAGATTATTAAAGCTATAAAAGAAAGTATAGACAGGGAGGAAAAATAA